The following coding sequences lie in one Mycobacterium sp. Z3061 genomic window:
- a CDS encoding crotonase/enoyl-CoA hydratase family protein, with product MTNTVSLERDGHVLLIGLNRPHKRNSFDREMLADLSRAYAVLESDPDVRAGVLFAHGDHFTAGLDLVDVGPGIASGESPMPEGGRDPWRLDGAWTTPLVAVAHGWCMTLGIELLLAADIRIAAAGTRFTQLEVQRGIYPFGGATIRLPREAGWGNAMRWLLTGDEFDAAEAHRIGLVQEVAEDGAAALARGREIAQTIAERAAPLGVRATLESAHLARERGEVAAIERLRPDVAALFASEDAAEGVQSFIERRQARFSGR from the coding sequence ATGACCAACACGGTGTCCCTGGAGCGGGACGGACACGTCCTGCTGATCGGCCTGAACCGGCCGCATAAGCGCAACTCGTTCGATCGCGAGATGCTGGCCGATCTTTCCCGCGCCTACGCGGTGCTGGAATCGGACCCCGATGTGCGGGCAGGCGTGCTCTTCGCCCACGGTGACCACTTCACCGCTGGTCTGGACCTGGTGGACGTCGGACCCGGCATCGCGTCGGGTGAGTCGCCGATGCCGGAGGGCGGACGCGACCCGTGGCGTCTGGACGGCGCCTGGACCACGCCGCTGGTCGCCGTTGCCCACGGCTGGTGCATGACGCTGGGTATCGAACTGCTGCTGGCCGCAGACATCCGGATCGCCGCGGCCGGAACCCGTTTCACGCAGCTGGAAGTGCAGCGCGGCATCTATCCGTTCGGCGGCGCGACCATCCGCCTGCCGCGGGAGGCCGGCTGGGGCAATGCCATGCGCTGGCTGTTGACCGGCGACGAGTTCGACGCCGCCGAGGCGCACCGGATCGGGTTGGTGCAGGAGGTCGCCGAAGATGGCGCGGCGGCGCTCGCGCGGGGCCGGGAGATCGCTCAGACCATCGCCGAGCGTGCCGCGCCGCTGGGCGTGCGGGCGACGCTGGAGTCGGCGCACCTGGCCCGCGAGCGGGGTGAGGTGGCGGCTATCGAGCGGTTGCGTCCCGACGTCGCCGCATTGTTCGCCAGCGAGGACGCCGCAGAAGGCGTGCAGTCTTTCATCGAGCGCCGACAAGCCCGCTTCTCCGGCCGCTGA
- a CDS encoding wax ester/triacylglycerol synthase family O-acyltransferase, whose product MKRLTGWDAVLLYSETPNVHMHTIKVAVIELDPESRGFTIDAFRQVIAGRMDKLVPLGYQLIDVPYKFHHPMWRENCEVDFEYHIRPWQLPAPGGRRELDEAIGQIASTPLDRSHPLWEMYFVEGLADDRIAVVLKIHHALADGVASANLMAHGMDLMPTPQLSSYTPDPAPTKRELINTAFVDHMRHIKRIPATVRYTAQGIRRVRRSSRKLSPELTMPFTPPPTFMNHMLTPERRFATATLALADVKETGKKLGATINDMVLALSSGALHKLLVRYDGKAVPLLASVPVSFNFDPERISGNYFSGMMVALPCDLDDPLERVRAAHDNAVSAKESHHLLGPELISRWAAYWPPSGTEAMFRWLSSRDGQNKVLNLNISNVPGPRERGRVGGALVTEIYSVGPLTAGSGLNITVWSYVDQLNISVLTDGATLNDPHEVTEAMIAEFVEIRRAAGLSEDLTVVAEAMAQA is encoded by the coding sequence GTGAAGCGGCTCACCGGCTGGGACGCGGTGCTGCTGTACAGCGAGACGCCGAACGTGCACATGCACACCATCAAGGTCGCCGTCATCGAACTCGATCCGGAGAGCCGCGGCTTTACCATCGACGCGTTCCGTCAGGTGATCGCCGGGCGGATGGACAAGCTGGTTCCGTTGGGCTATCAGCTGATTGACGTCCCCTACAAGTTCCACCACCCGATGTGGCGGGAGAACTGCGAGGTCGACTTCGAGTACCACATCCGCCCGTGGCAGCTGCCCGCCCCGGGTGGCCGTCGCGAACTCGACGAGGCCATCGGGCAGATCGCCAGCACACCGCTGGACCGCTCGCACCCGTTGTGGGAGATGTATTTCGTCGAGGGGCTGGCCGACGACCGTATCGCGGTGGTGCTCAAGATCCACCACGCGCTGGCCGACGGTGTCGCCTCGGCGAACCTGATGGCGCACGGCATGGATCTCATGCCGACACCGCAGCTCAGCTCCTACACGCCCGATCCGGCGCCCACCAAACGCGAACTGATCAACACCGCGTTCGTCGACCACATGCGCCACATCAAACGCATCCCCGCGACCGTCCGCTACACCGCCCAGGGCATCCGGCGGGTGCGGCGCAGTTCGCGCAAGCTCTCCCCGGAGCTGACGATGCCGTTCACCCCGCCACCGACGTTCATGAACCACATGCTCACCCCGGAGCGCCGGTTCGCCACCGCCACCCTGGCGCTGGCAGATGTGAAGGAGACCGGCAAAAAGCTCGGCGCCACCATCAACGACATGGTGCTGGCCCTGTCCAGCGGCGCGCTGCACAAGCTGCTGGTGCGCTACGACGGCAAGGCGGTGCCGTTGCTGGCGTCGGTGCCGGTTAGCTTCAACTTCGACCCGGAGCGGATCTCGGGCAACTACTTCAGCGGCATGATGGTCGCGCTGCCGTGCGACCTGGACGACCCGCTGGAGCGGGTCCGCGCCGCGCACGACAACGCCGTGTCCGCCAAGGAGAGCCACCATTTGCTCGGGCCGGAGTTGATCAGCCGCTGGGCCGCCTACTGGCCGCCGTCGGGTACCGAGGCGATGTTCCGCTGGCTGTCCAGTCGCGACGGCCAGAACAAGGTGCTCAACCTCAACATCTCCAACGTCCCTGGTCCCCGCGAACGCGGCCGGGTAGGCGGTGCACTGGTCACCGAGATCTACTCGGTGGGTCCGCTGACGGCGGGCAGTGGCTTGAACATCACCGTGTGGAGCTACGTCGATCAACTCAACATCTCGGTGCTGACCGACGGCGCCACCCTGAACGATCCGCACGAGGTGACCGAGGCGATGATCGCCGAGTTCGTCGAGATACGCAGGGCGGCAGGGCTTTCGGAAGATCTGACGGTCGTCGCCGAGGCGATGGCGCAGGCTTGA
- a CDS encoding PE family protein gives MSYLFVTPDVISTHATDLASLGRSLNQANSTAAAQTTRILAAGTDEVSASISALFESHARAYQAISAQAAAFHQQFVQALSAGAGAYTAAEAASTSPLQPVLEQVLGVINAPTEMLLQRPLIGNGTNGAPGTGQNGGAGGILWGNGGNGGSGGGGKNGGTGGAAGLFGNGGAGGDGGSAAVAGGSGGTGGTGGTGGLLMGSGGAGGFGGASDFVNGRGGNGGMGGNAIGLLGTGGAGGDGGISNSGTGPGGAGGSGGSGGLIYGAGGHGGDAGFGQSGNVGGSGGKGGMLFGDGGDGGDGSLGSAGGDGGSAGLIGNGGAGGTGGGEFATVNPGGRGGAGGSGGLLVGNGGQGGTGGQAVFGTPGTGGAGGNAVGLFGDGGDGGDGGGAGVGAGGVGGAGGNGGIILGAAGIEGARGPNL, from the coding sequence ATGTCTTATCTATTCGTGACGCCAGATGTAATATCAACGCACGCAACAGATTTAGCCAGCCTTGGTAGAAGTCTCAACCAGGCAAACTCAACCGCGGCGGCTCAGACCACGCGAATCCTGGCAGCCGGCACCGACGAGGTATCGGCCTCAATATCGGCCCTGTTCGAATCACACGCACGGGCTTACCAGGCCATCAGCGCCCAGGCCGCGGCGTTTCATCAGCAGTTTGTGCAGGCCTTGAGCGCGGGAGCGGGCGCGTATACCGCCGCCGAGGCGGCCAGCACCTCGCCATTGCAACCGGTCCTGGAGCAAGTGCTCGGCGTGATCAACGCACCCACTGAGATGCTCTTGCAGCGCCCGTTGATCGGCAATGGCACCAACGGGGCGCCCGGCACGGGACAGAATGGCGGAGCCGGCGGGATCCTGTGGGGCAATGGTGGCAACGGCGGATCCGGCGGCGGGGGCAAGAACGGCGGAACCGGCGGGGCCGCCGGCCTCTTCGGCAACGGCGGAGCGGGTGGCGACGGCGGGAGCGCCGCAGTTGCGGGAGGAAGCGGTGGCACCGGAGGCACCGGCGGCACCGGCGGTCTGCTGATGGGTAGTGGCGGCGCGGGTGGTTTCGGTGGTGCAAGCGATTTCGTCAACGGCCGCGGGGGCAACGGCGGCATGGGGGGTAACGCCATCGGGTTGCTCGGCACCGGCGGAGCCGGAGGGGACGGCGGCATTTCGAACAGCGGCACCGGCCCCGGCGGCGCCGGCGGCAGCGGCGGCAGCGGCGGCCTGATCTACGGGGCGGGCGGTCACGGCGGCGATGCGGGATTCGGTCAAAGCGGCAACGTGGGCGGTTCCGGCGGCAAAGGCGGAATGCTGTTCGGCGATGGCGGCGACGGCGGCGATGGCTCCCTGGGATCCGCTGGTGGCGACGGCGGGAGTGCCGGGCTAATCGGAAACGGCGGCGCCGGAGGTACCGGCGGCGGCGAATTCGCCACCGTGAACCCCGGAGGTCGCGGCGGCGCAGGCGGCAGCGGTGGGCTCCTGGTGGGCAACGGCGGACAGGGCGGCACGGGCGGACAAGCGGTCTTCGGCACCCCCGGCACGGGCGGCGCGGGAGGCAACGCCGTGGGGCTGTTCGGCGACGGCGGCGACGGAGGCGACGGCGGTGGCGCTGGTGTCGGCGCCGGCGGAGTCGGTGGTGCCGGCGGCAACGGCGGAATCATCTTGGGCGCAGCCGGCATCGAAGGAGCCCGCGGGCCAAACCTCTGA
- a CDS encoding TetR/AcrR family transcriptional regulator, whose amino-acid sequence MTPSTTKRVGTRDKMLISAAHVMRERGAAGVTIDSVLARSGAPRGSVYHHFPEGRNQILTEALRYAGDSITANIDNAVDRGAKALLREFVEFWERLLTECDFTAGCPVVAAAIGSADEELELSTEAGLILGRWCTALSRAFVTDGFDDADAASLAVMSISALEGAIVLCRSTRSVVPLRQVGDQLEFLIKAREFVRRNGLDDKRAG is encoded by the coding sequence ATGACACCCAGCACCACGAAGCGCGTCGGCACCCGGGACAAGATGCTGATCAGCGCCGCCCATGTAATGCGGGAACGCGGTGCCGCAGGGGTGACCATCGACTCCGTGCTGGCACGCAGCGGCGCCCCGCGCGGTTCGGTGTACCACCACTTCCCCGAGGGCCGTAACCAGATCCTGACCGAGGCGCTGCGCTACGCCGGTGACTCCATCACGGCCAACATCGACAACGCGGTCGACCGCGGGGCCAAGGCGTTGCTGCGCGAGTTCGTCGAATTCTGGGAACGTTTGCTGACCGAGTGTGATTTCACCGCGGGATGCCCGGTGGTCGCAGCCGCGATCGGATCGGCTGACGAGGAACTCGAACTGTCCACTGAAGCCGGTCTGATCCTGGGTCGCTGGTGCACCGCGCTGAGCCGGGCATTCGTCACCGACGGATTCGACGACGCGGACGCCGCCTCGCTGGCGGTGATGTCGATATCAGCGCTGGAGGGCGCAATCGTGCTGTGCCGATCGACCCGCAGCGTCGTCCCGCTGCGTCAGGTTGGCGACCAACTCGAATTCCTGATCAAGGCAAGAGAATTCGTTCGGCGCAATGGATTGGACGATAAGCGCGCCGGATAA
- a CDS encoding crotonase/enoyl-CoA hydratase family protein, translating to MSDEANSEPEILTEKRDRILIITINRPKAKNAINAAASQGLADAMDRLDEDADLSVAILTGAGGSFCAGMDLKAFARGENVAIAGRGLGFTERPPAKPLIAAVEGYALAGGTELALATDLIVAANNSAFGIPEVKRGLVAGGGGLLRLPERIPYAIAMELALTGDQLSAERAHELGLVNVLAEPGGALDAAIALAEKITANGPLAVAATKRIITESRGWTLENRFTKQIEILAPIFMSNDAKEGAIAFAEKRPPRWTGT from the coding sequence GTGAGCGACGAAGCTAACAGCGAACCCGAGATCCTGACCGAAAAGCGGGACCGGATCCTGATCATCACCATCAACCGACCCAAGGCCAAGAACGCGATCAACGCCGCGGCCAGTCAGGGCCTGGCCGACGCCATGGATCGTCTGGACGAGGACGCCGACCTGTCGGTGGCGATCCTGACCGGCGCCGGCGGATCCTTCTGCGCGGGCATGGACCTCAAGGCGTTCGCGCGCGGTGAGAACGTCGCGATCGCCGGCCGGGGTCTGGGGTTCACCGAGCGCCCGCCCGCCAAGCCGCTGATCGCTGCGGTCGAGGGTTATGCGCTGGCCGGTGGCACCGAACTGGCGCTGGCCACGGATCTGATTGTGGCAGCTAATAATTCGGCCTTCGGCATCCCCGAGGTCAAGCGCGGTCTGGTGGCCGGTGGCGGTGGACTGCTGCGGCTGCCCGAGCGCATCCCGTACGCGATCGCCATGGAACTTGCGCTGACCGGCGACCAACTGTCGGCCGAGCGTGCACACGAGCTGGGCCTGGTCAACGTGCTCGCCGAGCCCGGCGGAGCACTGGACGCCGCGATCGCGCTGGCCGAGAAGATCACGGCCAACGGTCCGCTCGCGGTCGCCGCCACCAAGCGCATCATCACCGAATCCCGTGGCTGGACACTGGAAAACCGGTTCACCAAGCAGATCGAGATCCTCGCCCCGATCTTCATGTCCAACGACGCAAAGGAGGGCGCGATCGCCTTCGCCGAGAAGCGCCCCCCGCGCTGGACGGGCACCTGA
- a CDS encoding alpha/beta hydrolase gives MTATGQSKSCVKRMLRAGPADYLLAMSRAGASLPLVGKRLEPLGTVAAMSLWGMRFAPELVSASAKGRFAPGSGEQRRRERDSTNEVSIAALRGTVSPEELDAEWPAANPTPPFWEALRRSKYLHRRGVHYGDQPVQTLDVWRRKDLPAEPAPVLIFVPGGAWVHGSTQMQGTALMSRLAEQGWVCLAINYRVSPHHRWPRHITDVKTAIAWARANVDRFGGDRNFVAVAGCSAGGHLAALAGLTDDDATYQAKLPDGADSSVDAVVGIYGRYCWEDRSTPERERFVQFLERVVVQRSIARHPDVFRDASPIARVHRNAPPFLVIHGSRDSVIPVAQARSFVERLRAVSASLVSYVELPGAGHGFDMLDGPRAGAMAHATALFLNQVHRTRTQFAKEVI, from the coding sequence ATGACGGCGACTGGACAGTCCAAATCCTGCGTCAAAAGGATGCTGCGGGCCGGTCCTGCTGACTATCTGCTGGCGATGAGCCGGGCCGGGGCTTCATTGCCGCTGGTGGGCAAGCGCCTGGAGCCATTGGGAACCGTCGCCGCGATGAGCCTGTGGGGCATGCGGTTCGCCCCCGAGTTGGTGTCCGCATCGGCCAAGGGGCGGTTCGCCCCGGGCAGCGGCGAGCAGCGCCGCCGCGAGCGGGACAGCACCAACGAGGTGTCGATCGCGGCGCTGCGTGGGACGGTGTCGCCGGAGGAACTCGACGCCGAGTGGCCGGCCGCCAACCCGACGCCGCCGTTCTGGGAGGCGCTGCGACGCAGCAAGTACCTGCACCGTCGCGGCGTGCACTACGGCGACCAGCCGGTTCAGACCCTCGATGTCTGGCGGCGCAAGGACCTGCCCGCCGAACCCGCCCCGGTGCTGATCTTCGTGCCCGGCGGCGCCTGGGTGCACGGCAGCACCCAGATGCAGGGGACCGCCCTGATGTCGCGCCTGGCCGAGCAGGGCTGGGTCTGCCTGGCGATCAACTACCGGGTCTCGCCACATCATCGCTGGCCCCGGCACATCACCGACGTCAAGACCGCCATCGCCTGGGCGCGCGCCAACGTCGACAGGTTCGGCGGCGACCGCAACTTCGTCGCCGTGGCCGGTTGTTCGGCCGGCGGCCATCTCGCCGCGCTGGCCGGGCTCACCGACGACGACGCGACCTACCAGGCCAAGCTGCCCGACGGTGCCGACAGCTCGGTGGACGCGGTGGTCGGCATCTACGGACGCTACTGCTGGGAGGACCGGTCGACCCCCGAGCGGGAGCGGTTCGTGCAGTTCCTCGAGCGCGTGGTGGTCCAGCGGTCCATCGCACGGCACCCGGACGTCTTCCGGGACGCCTCGCCGATCGCGCGGGTGCACCGAAATGCGCCGCCGTTCCTGGTGATTCACGGCAGTCGGGACAGTGTGATCCCGGTGGCGCAGGCCCGCAGCTTCGTCGAACGGCTGCGTGCGGTATCGGCTTCCCTGGTCAGCTATGTGGAGTTGCCGGGCGCGGGCCACGGCTTCGACATGCTCGACGGGCCGCGCGCCGGTGCCATGGCCCATGCCACTGCCCTGTTCCTCAACCAGGTGCACCGCACCCGGACACAGTTCGCCAAAGAGGTCATCTAG
- a CDS encoding PE family protein, giving the protein MSYVFASTEFLNSAAADLSNIGSVITQANAAAALPTTEVLAAGADEISAAVAALFGVHAQGYQALSAQAAAFHQQFVQAMNAGADAYATAEALNVGPLQPLLDVINAPTQALLGRPLIGNGADGTALNPNGGAGGLLYGNGGNGFNGAGGRGGDAGLFGNGGSGGSGNTGAPAVPAGTGGAGGAGGWLYGNGGAGGAGGGNLGAPAAGGGSGGRAWLLGSGGAGGAGGDVSGLVLTPAGNGGNGGAGGFLWGNGGAGGAGGSSLTLGSPATAGIGGNGGDAFLFGNGGGGGNSGIGATQGFGGNGGHAGLLIGNGGDGGTGFVSGTGGLAGKAGFLIGDGGNGGGGSVGQPGANAGFLFGNGGDGGSAVASANGNAGFGGRGGDAGLIGTGGNGGWGGTFNGLGTPGNGGTGGNGGNGGLLYGNGGWGGPGGAGGTGNAFGAAGHGGEGGRGGSANLFGNSGSGGRGGDGGATGTNASGGGYGGNGGEAGSSGIISGMNGSGGNGGNGGAGNATAAGGMGGSGGHGSNAKLIGQGGDGGFGGAGGVGFAVGAGAAGGQGANAGEGGILFGSGGWGGYGGAGGQNFAGIGSTGGPGGGGGNGGNAFFIGNGGPGGGGGSGGTGVTAGTGGNGGAGGTAGPFGKAGAPGPHG; this is encoded by the coding sequence ATGTCGTACGTGTTCGCATCGACGGAATTCCTGAATTCTGCGGCCGCCGATCTGTCGAATATCGGTTCAGTGATCACCCAAGCGAATGCAGCGGCGGCTTTGCCGACTACGGAAGTGCTGGCCGCGGGCGCGGACGAAATCTCGGCGGCGGTGGCGGCCCTGTTCGGTGTCCATGCGCAGGGCTACCAAGCCCTCAGCGCGCAGGCGGCGGCCTTCCATCAGCAGTTCGTGCAGGCGATGAACGCCGGGGCCGATGCGTACGCGACTGCAGAAGCGCTGAACGTCGGACCGCTGCAACCGTTGCTCGACGTGATCAACGCGCCGACGCAGGCGCTGCTGGGCCGGCCGTTGATCGGCAACGGTGCTGACGGAACTGCGCTCAACCCCAACGGCGGGGCCGGCGGACTGCTCTACGGCAACGGTGGGAACGGCTTCAACGGTGCCGGTGGCAGGGGCGGCGATGCCGGCCTGTTCGGTAACGGCGGCAGCGGCGGGTCCGGCAACACCGGCGCGCCTGCCGTGCCCGCCGGAACCGGCGGAGCCGGCGGAGCCGGCGGGTGGCTTTACGGCAACGGCGGGGCCGGCGGCGCGGGTGGCGGCAATCTCGGGGCGCCGGCTGCCGGGGGCGGCAGTGGCGGTCGCGCTTGGCTGCTGGGCAGCGGCGGGGCCGGCGGGGCCGGCGGGGACGTCTCGGGGTTGGTCTTGACGCCCGCCGGGAACGGCGGCAACGGCGGCGCGGGCGGATTCCTGTGGGGCAACGGCGGCGCAGGCGGAGCCGGCGGTAGCTCGCTCACCCTCGGTAGCCCCGCCACCGCGGGCATCGGCGGCAATGGCGGCGATGCCTTCCTGTTCGGCAACGGCGGTGGCGGTGGTAACAGTGGGATCGGTGCCACCCAGGGCTTCGGCGGCAACGGCGGCCACGCCGGACTGTTGATCGGCAACGGCGGCGACGGAGGCACCGGCTTTGTCAGCGGCACGGGCGGCCTCGCGGGCAAGGCCGGGTTCCTGATCGGCGACGGTGGCAACGGCGGCGGCGGGAGCGTGGGGCAGCCGGGCGCCAACGCCGGTTTCCTGTTCGGTAACGGTGGTGACGGCGGCAGCGCCGTGGCCAGTGCGAACGGCAACGCCGGCTTCGGCGGCCGCGGTGGCGACGCCGGGCTGATCGGCACGGGCGGCAACGGCGGGTGGGGCGGCACATTCAACGGCCTTGGCACGCCCGGCAACGGCGGCACCGGCGGCAACGGCGGCAACGGCGGCCTGCTGTACGGGAATGGCGGCTGGGGTGGCCCGGGTGGTGCCGGCGGTACCGGCAATGCCTTCGGCGCAGCCGGACACGGCGGGGAGGGCGGCCGCGGCGGCTCCGCCAACCTGTTCGGCAACAGCGGATCCGGTGGCCGCGGCGGTGACGGCGGGGCCACGGGAACGAACGCATCCGGCGGTGGTTACGGCGGCAACGGCGGTGAGGCAGGCAGCAGCGGAATCATCTCCGGCATGAACGGGTCCGGCGGCAACGGCGGCAACGGCGGTGCCGGCAACGCCACCGCCGCCGGCGGCATGGGCGGCAGCGGCGGTCACGGCTCCAACGCCAAGCTGATCGGCCAGGGTGGGGACGGCGGGTTTGGCGGCGCCGGCGGAGTCGGGTTCGCTGTCGGCGCCGGTGCGGCCGGTGGTCAGGGCGCAAACGCCGGCGAAGGCGGCATCCTGTTCGGCAGCGGCGGCTGGGGCGGCTACGGCGGCGCGGGCGGGCAGAACTTCGCCGGCATCGGCAGCACAGGTGGGCCCGGGGGCGGCGGCGGCAACGGCGGCAACGCGTTCTTCATCGGAAACGGCGGCCCCGGCGGTGGCGGGGGCTCCGGGGGCACCGGGGTCACGGCCGGGACCGGCGGAAACGGCGGGGCCGGTGGTACGGCCGGACCGTTCGGAAAGGCCGGCGCACCCGGACCGCACGGATAA
- a CDS encoding fatty acid--CoA ligase family protein yields MSVSLLLEMAASGNPERTALVAGDLRLTTQQLSDLADGGAGVLAGSGARHVVYVGAGGALLPLLIFASARAGLPFTPINYRLSAEGIQALIQRLPEPLVIVDDRYQDMIGDARALGSEEFVEQARGAEAAVEFADPDSVAVVLFTSGTTSQPKAVELTHNNLTSYITGTVEFDSAAPDDAALICVPPYHIAGVGAALSNLYAGRKMVYLTNFDPHEWVRLANDERVTTATVVPTMLDRIVNVLETGEHKLAALRNLAYGGSKVGLPLVRRALELLPDVGFVNAYGLTETSSTIAVLTPDDHRDAHTAADAGVARRLGSVGRPVPGIEVEIRGEDGTVLGPGQTGELFVRGEQVSGRYAGIGSVLDENGWFPTKDIAMVDEDGYLFIGGRSDDTIIRGGENIAPAELEEVLIEHPHVRDVAVVGVEDPQWGQAIVAVVVPRDGVDPDPDELREYVRKSLRGSRTPDRVVFRDELPTTATGKVLRREIIENLAGAQS; encoded by the coding sequence ATGAGCGTTTCGCTGCTGCTGGAGATGGCTGCGTCGGGCAACCCCGAGCGCACGGCGCTGGTGGCCGGGGACCTGCGGTTGACGACGCAGCAGCTCAGCGACCTGGCTGACGGCGGCGCGGGCGTCCTGGCTGGTTCGGGAGCTCGGCACGTCGTGTACGTGGGGGCCGGTGGCGCCTTGCTGCCGCTGCTGATCTTCGCCTCGGCGCGGGCGGGGTTGCCGTTCACCCCGATCAACTACCGCCTTTCCGCCGAGGGCATCCAGGCGCTGATCCAGCGGTTGCCCGAACCGCTGGTGATCGTCGACGACCGGTACCAGGACATGATCGGCGACGCCAGGGCGCTGGGCTCCGAGGAGTTCGTCGAGCAGGCCCGCGGCGCGGAAGCGGCCGTAGAGTTCGCCGATCCGGACTCGGTCGCCGTGGTGCTGTTCACCTCCGGCACCACCTCGCAACCCAAGGCCGTCGAGCTCACCCACAACAACCTGACCAGCTACATCACCGGGACCGTCGAATTCGACTCGGCCGCACCGGACGACGCCGCGTTGATCTGCGTGCCGCCCTATCACATCGCCGGGGTCGGAGCCGCGCTGTCCAACCTGTACGCGGGCCGAAAGATGGTGTATCTGACCAACTTCGACCCCCACGAGTGGGTGCGGCTGGCCAACGACGAACGGGTCACCACCGCGACCGTGGTGCCGACCATGCTGGATCGGATCGTCAACGTCCTCGAGACCGGTGAGCACAAGCTGGCCGCGCTGCGCAACCTTGCTTATGGCGGCTCCAAAGTGGGCCTGCCACTGGTCCGGCGGGCCCTCGAGTTGCTGCCGGACGTCGGCTTCGTCAACGCTTACGGCCTCACCGAGACCAGCTCCACGATCGCGGTGCTCACCCCCGACGACCACCGCGACGCGCACACGGCGGCCGACGCCGGGGTCGCCAGGCGGCTGGGCTCCGTCGGCCGGCCGGTTCCCGGCATTGAGGTCGAGATCCGGGGCGAGGACGGCACCGTCCTGGGGCCGGGGCAGACGGGCGAACTGTTCGTCCGCGGCGAGCAGGTGTCCGGGCGCTATGCCGGGATCGGTTCGGTGCTCGACGAAAACGGTTGGTTCCCAACCAAAGACATCGCCATGGTCGACGAGGACGGCTATCTGTTCATCGGCGGGCGCAGCGACGACACCATCATCCGGGGCGGCGAGAACATCGCCCCCGCCGAACTCGAGGAGGTGCTCATCGAGCACCCCCACGTGCGCGATGTCGCGGTAGTCGGTGTCGAAGACCCGCAGTGGGGACAGGCGATCGTCGCGGTGGTGGTGCCTCGGGACGGCGTCGATCCCGACCCCGACGAACTGCGCGAATATGTCCGAAAGAGTTTGCGGGGGTCACGCACGCCGGACCGGGTAGTGTTCCGCGACGAGCTGCCGACCACCGCCACCGGCAAGGTACTTCGCCGGGAGATCATCGAGAACCTAGCAGGGGCGCAATCATGA